In Campylobacter sp. RM16187, the DNA window ACGGGCTTGTTCACTATAGTGAAATTAGTTACAAAGGCCCTGTAAATCCTGGATCTATTTATAAAGAAGGCGATAAGGTTTTAGTTAAGGTTATTAAATACGATAATGAGAAAAAACACCTTTCACTATCTATAAAAGCTGCTATGCCGGATCCTTGGGATGAGATTAAAGATAGTTTGGAAGTTGGCGATACCATAAAAGTAATAGTCAGCAATATTGAGCCTTATGGCGCTTTTGTAGATCTTGGAAATGACATAGAAGGATTTTTGCACATATCTGAAATTTCTTGGGATAAAAATATAAAAAATCCTAAAGATCATATAAGCGAAGGCGAAGAGCTTGATGTAGAGGTAATAGAGATAGACGCTAACGATCGTCGTTTAAGAGTTAGCCTTAAAAATCTACTTCCAAAACCGTTTGACGAGTTTAACTCTAAATTTAAAGAAGGCGACGTGGTAAAAGGAGCTGTTACTACAGTTACTAATTTCGGTGCCTTTGTTAAAATTAGTGGAGTAGAGGGGTTGTTGCACAACGAAGACGCTTCTTGGGATAGAAACGATAAGTGCAAAGATATGTTTAAAATAGGCGATGAAGTTGAAGTCAAGATTATAAAGATAGATAATAACGAACAAAAGATATCTCTAAGTCTAAAAGATTTAAAACAAAGCCCTGTTCAAGCCTATGCTAAAAAGTTCAATGTGGGTGATATAGTAACCGGTAAAATTCGCGATATTAAAGAGTTTGGTATATTTGTAGAGCTTGGTGACAACGTTGATGCCTTAATCCGTAAAGAGGATATGGGGAGTGTAAAAGCCGAGGATCTGAATATTAATGATAATATCGAAGCCGCAATAGCTTTTATAGACGAGAAAAAGAATAGAATTCGCCTAAGTATAAGACGCTTGGCTAAACAAAAAGAACGTGAAGTTCTAAATGAAATAAATAGTAATGACAAGGTTACATTGGGCGATATTATAAAAGAGCAGCTGTCTTAATTTAGAAATTAAATGAAACGACATCTGCTTGCTTCTGTGATCGTTTGTTTGCTGGCGTTTGTATGTCTCTGTGGGTTTTTTCTATGGAGATATGCAAACGCAAATTTAGCTCAAGGAATACCACAAAAGCAAGATATTATAAAAGAAGTTGAGTCAAATGGAAGCAAAAATGAAGTTTCCTGGGTTAATAAACTTGCAAATTTGACTCCTAAAGAGTATATTTTAGCTGCAAATGAGATATTTATAGAGTTTAAAAATAGCGAAAAAGATAATTTTAAAAAAAGAGTCTATCAATTAATAATAGATAAAAATGATATATATTCTATGTTTTGTCTAAGTCAAACTCTTAAAAATATCTCTGTCGATTTTAGTGTAATAAAAGAAAATTCTAAAAATCTAATATATATCAATACGCAAGATGTCAGTATATTAAATCGTGTTATAGATGATCTTAAAACGTATGATATACACTCGCAAATTATGGAGGTTAAGCTGTGAAAACGATAATTGTATGTGATGCGATTCATCAGGTTGGTTTTGAAATTTTAAACCGTGAAGAAAATATAAAGGTGGTTGACGCTACTTCTGTACCAAAAGATAAGCTTTTGGAGATTATAGGCGAAGCGGATGTAGCGATAACCAGGAGCTCTACAGAAGTAGACGAGAGGTTTTTAAATGCGGCTAAAAATTTAAAAGCTCTTGTTAGAGCAGGCGTTGGTGTGGACAACGTAGATATAGATGGATGCTCCAAGCGAGGAATTATCGCTATGAACGTTCCTACGGCAAATACGATTGCAGCGGTTGAACTAACTATGGCTCATATGTTGGCGGCTGCTAGAAGTTTTCCTTATGCTCATAATGCCCTAAAAATCGATAGAATATGGAAGCGCGAAAAATGGTACGGAGTTGAACTTTTTAACAAAACTTTAGGTGTTATAGGTTTTGGTAACATAGGCTCAAGGGTTGCTACTAGAGCTGCTGCCTTTGGTATGCAAATAATAGCCTATGATCCATATATAGATCCATCTAAGGTAACTGATATGGGCGGAACTTATACTAGGGATTTTGATGATATTTTGGCTTGCGATTTTATCACCATCCATACTCCTAAGACAAAAGAGACTACCAATATAATAGGTGAAAATGAAATTTTAAAGATGAAAGATGGCGTAAGACTCATAAACTGCGCACGTGGCGGACTTTATAACGAAGAGGCTCTTGAAAAAGCCTTAAAAAGTGGCAAGATAGCTTTTGCGGGTATTGATGTATTTTCCAAAGAGCCTGCGACAGATCACCCTCTGCTTGATCTTGATAATATTAGCGTTACTCCTCATCTTGGTGCAAATACTCTTGAATCTCAAAGCAATATCGCTATCGCAGCAGCGGAACAGGCTATCAGTGCAGCTCGTGGCATAAGCTATCCGAATGCTTTAAATTTGCCTATCAAGACAGAGGATCTACCTCCTTTTTTAGAACCTTATATAGAGCTAATTTCCAAGATGTCTTTTTTAGCGGCACAAATGACTCACGCGCCTGTAAAGGCTATTAAGGTTGAGGCGGAAGGATATATAGGAAACTACATAAAATCTATGCTTACATTCGCTCTTGTAGGCGTTTTAAAAGAGAGTTTAGGGGATGGTATTAACTATGTAAATGCCAAATTTCTAGCCGATGAAAAAGGAATTTTAACAGATGCTATTTGTGTGCCAGAGAGTGGATATAAAAACAGAGTGACAGTAAAAGTTACTACAGATAGCGGTATAACATCAGTGAGCGGAACTGTGTTTGATGAATCGGATCAACGCATAGTGGGTATCAACGGATTTAAAACCGACTTTAAGCCAAAAGGCAAGATGATAATATTTAAAAACTCCGATGTGCCTGGAGTAATTGCAAAAATTAGTGCTATTTTGGCAGATGAAAAAATCAATATTGCAGACTTTAGATTGGGTCGAGATCAGCATGGATTTGCGCTTGCGGTTGTTCTTGTCGATGAAAAAATATCAAAAGAAACTCTTGGTAAATTAAATAGCCTTGATGTTTGTGTTTGGGCGAAATATGCTGTATTATAGATATTTTTAAGCCTCTTCTTTAGGAGGCTTAAAATATTTACGGAGTAGTGAATTTATATGAATTATTTTCAAATTTTGATTTTTTGTTTGACTTTATTTTTTATTATAGGATGTGAGAGTGAGGCACAGAGACGAAGCACTCAGAGTTTCGAGAGAATTTTAACCGAAAAGAAAAAATTTCAAAAGATAAAAGAAGATAATCCAAGTGTAAGTGAACAGCTTATGAGAGAGATATATTCTCAATCAGATGGAAGTGAAAAGAAAAAAGGGACTTTTAAATTCGGTGAAAAATAAGCCTTTTAGCTACACAATTTTTAAAATAATAAATCTATAATTGTAATTTTGATATAATCGGCGATTATTTAATAAGGAGAATTTATGGCAACATACTCAATGGGAGATTTAAAAAAGGGCTTAAAGATCGAATTAGACGGCGTTCCTTACAAAGTGGTTGAATACCAACACGTAAAACCGGGCAAGGGAGCAGCTTTCGTAAGAGCCAAGATCAAGTCATTTATCGACGGTAAAGTGCTGGAAAAGACATTTCATGCGGGCGATAAGGCAGATCAGCCAAATTTGGAAGAAAAGCAGATGCAGTATCTTTACGATGACGGTGAGTATTGCCAGTTTATGGATACGGCGACTTACGAGCAAGTAGCGATCAGTGACGATGACGTAGGCGATGTTAAAAAATGGATGATAGACGGCATGATGGTTGATATCTTGTTCCACAACGGTAAGGCTATCGGTGTGGAAGTACCTCAAGTGGTTGAGCTAAAGATAGTAGAGACTCCGCCAAATTTCAAGGGCGACACACAAGGCGGTAAAAAGCCTGCTACGCTTGAAAGCGGCGCTGTTGTGCAAATCCCTTTTCACGTGCTTGAAGGCGAAGTTATCCGCGTAGATACCGTTAGAGGCGAGTATATCGAGAGAGCTAATAAATAAGTTTTGAAAGCAGCTTGAGTCTTAAAATTTAAGTTCAAGCTTTGCAAATTTAGCTGAGAAAGCCAAAGCCGAATTTAGCTTTGGCTCTTTAAAATTTAAGCGGATTTTAGGCTTTGTACCAAAGCTTCGATCTCTTCGTTATTTGGTAGAGCGTTTACGGTAGTGCCTATCAGATCTTTTTTGGAAAATACGACTTTTCCATCAACTTCGACTATGAAGTTTCCGCCACTTCCGACGACTTTGCTAACCCTAGCACCTTTGATTTCTGAAAGTATTTTTTCTTCTACACGAGAAGCTGTCGGTTTGTAATTTCAAGAATTACAATAAGTAATCTTTACTTCCATTTATGTCCTTTCTTGTCAAGAAGTTTTAAATTCTAACACAAATTCAGTTAATCTAACGTATAATCAAAAAACAACTTTAAAGGAGCAGATATGAAAAAAGTGGCTGTAATGCTTGCAAACGGCTTTGAAGAGATTGAAGCGATAACCATTATCGATGTATTAAAAAGAGCAGGAGCTGAGGCGAAATTCGCAGGGCTTGATGCGGATATTCTTACAGGAGCTCACGGCATAAAAGTTCATGCCGACACTACGCTTGAAAAAATTTGCGAAAGCGAGTTTGATATGATAGTGCTTCCAGGAGGACTTCCTGGGGCAGAGCATTTGGCAAACAGCGCTAAACTTCAAGCGCTTTTAAAAGAATTTGATAGCAAAGGCAAATTTATAGGCGCTATTTGTGCGGCTCCTATGGCTTTAGCAAAGGCCGGCGTGATAAAAGAGAGCTACACTTGCTATCCAAGCTTTGAAGCTCACGTTAAAGATAGCGGATACGTAAGCTCTCAAAATGTCGTAAAAGACGGCAACATCATCACTTCTCGCGGCCCTGCCACGGCTATGGAATTTGCACTTGAGCTGGTTAAAAATCTCTGCGGAGAGAAAATTTACAAAGAGGTAAAAGAGGGGCTTTTGTTTGCTGTGTAAAATTGAGTTAAATTTGCTTACAAATGCCAAATTTACTAGCTATTTTTTGTAAATTCAGGTATCATCAAGCAACCGATTTTATCGGAAATTTGATTTTAAGGAAACGTTACTGTGAATATTTACGTCGGTAACTTGTCATATCGCATGACTGAGGCAGAGCTTAAGGATACTTTTTCGCCATTTGGTGAAGTAAAACGTGCAAGAATCGTTAAAGATCGAGAGACAAATCGCTCAAAAGGGTTTGGATTTGTTGAAATGGATGATGCCGAAGCAGTCAAGGCGATAGAAGCGTTAAATGACAAAGAGGTAGGCGGAAGGGCTTTAAGAGTAAATGAAGCTCGCCCAAAAGAGTAAAATTTAGCCGCTCGCTTGGGCGGCTTTTTAAAATTTATGCGATTTAAATTTCTGTTTTTAAACTCTCTAATTTTTAACTTTTTTAAGCCTTTCTTGCTAAATTTTAGGCTTGATTTGAAGCTGTTTTCATGAACCAGCAGATCATCTCTCGTATAGCTCCTACACCTAGCGGATTTCTCCACGCGGGAAATGCATATAACTTTCTTTTAACATATCTTTTTACCCGCACGCTTGATGGAATTTTATATCTTCGCATCGATGATTACGATCTTGTGCGGTATAGAAGTGAATACACTGAAAACATCTTTCGTGTGCTTGATATGCTTGGGATTGACTTTGACGGCGGATCTAGCTCGGTAGCTGAATTTGAGGCAAAATTTAGCTCTAAATTTAGAGCTTCAAGCTATAAAAATGCACTTAATAGACTTAAAAATTTAGGAGTTTGCTATGCCTGCGAGTGCTCTCACTCGATGAAAAGCTCGTTTGAAAACGGCATTTATAAACAAATTTGCCTAAATAAAAATCTAGAATTTATTCCTGATAAAACCTGTATCAGACTTCACGTAAATAGCGATGAAGCGATAGATGTGGGATGTGATTTGGCAAAATTTGGATTTGCAAATTTAAACCAAAGTAAAAGTATAAATTTGGCTAAAAACATGGGCGATTTTATGATATATAAAAAAGACGGCGCCGCTGCTTACAATCTTGCGAGCCTCATTGATGACGAGCGTCTTGGAGTAAATTTGCTCGTGCGCGGAGAGGATCTGCTTGAGTGCTCGGCAGCTCAAAAATATATGGCGAATTTGCTCGGACTAAATTTTAAAAATGCAAATTTTATCCACCATAGCTTGCTTAAAAGCGGAGATAAAAAGTTATCAAAAACTTCAAATGCACCTGCCGTAAATTTAAAAGACGGCGCAAAAATTCACTATAAATTTCTAGCTAAAAAACTTGGCTTAAACGAAGCAAGATGCGACACTTTATCAAATTTACTCAAAGCCTTTAAAGAAAATATAAGCCACATAAAAGCGCTCTAAAAGCTACTCTTTTGTAAAATCAGACCTAATAAAAGGAATGATTATGAGCGATTTTACACATTTACATCTGCACACCGAATACTCCTTGCTAGACGGAGCAAATAAGATAAAAGAGCTTGCTAAAACGCTTAAAAAACAAGGCGTAAGCTCGGTAGCTATAACCGATCACGGAAATATGTTTGGCGCGATTGATTTTTACAAGACGATGAAGGGCGAGGGCATAAAGCCGATAATCGGCATAGAAGCTTATATCCATAACAGCGAAGATGTGGGTGATAAAAGCTCAAAGCAGCGCTTTCACCTATGTCTTTTTGCCAAAAACGAGACCGGATATAAAAATTTGATGTATTTAAGCTCGATGAGCTATATCGAGGGCTTTTACTACTATCCGCGTATCAATAAAAAACTGCTAAGAGAGCATAGCGAGGGCGTGATATGCAGTTCCGCTTGCCTTCAAGGCGAGGTGAACTGGCACCTAAACGAAAGCGAGCGAAATTTGCGCTATGGAGCTGGCGGATATGAAAAGGCGCTTGAAGTGGCGCGCGAATATAAAGAAATTTTCGGCGAGGACTTTTACCTTGAGATCATGCGCCACGGTATCGGCGATCAGCGCAGGATAGACGATCAAATTTTGCGTATCTCAAAGGAGCTTGATATCAAGGTTATCGCTACCAACGACACGCACTATACGTTTCAGCAAAGAGCCGATGCACACGAGGTTTTCATGTGTATCGCGATGAACAAACTTCTTGATGATCCAAACCGTTTGCGCCACAGCGTGCATGAATTTTACGTTAAGACTCCTGCGCAGATGAGCGAGCTTTTTGCCGATATCCCTGAAGCCATCACAAATACGCAAGAGATCGCGGAAAAATGCAATCTTGAAATAAAACTAGGCGACGCAACTCCGCCGAATTTTAAATTTACTCTTGAGTGTGCGGCAGAGCGTGGGCTTAGCCTGCCCGAGCCAGAAAATCGCTACAGCTTTGCAAACGACTCGGTATTTTTTGAGTATGAGTGTAGAAACGGGCTTGCTGAGCGGCTTAAATTCGTGCCTGAAGAAAAGCACGAAGAGTATAAAAAGCGCCTTGAAATCGAGATAGGCATCATAAATAAGATGAATTTCCCGGGCTATATGATGATAGTTTGGGATTTTATCAGAGAGGCTAAAAAGCGCGGTGTGCCTGTAGGTCCGGGACGCGGTTCTGCGGCAGGAAGCTTGGTGGCGTATAGTCTTAGGATAACCGATATCGATCCTATACCTTACAACCTGCTTTTTGAGAGGTTTTTAAACCCCGAGCGTGTGAGTATGCCTGATATCGACGTGGATTTTTGTCAGGATAGAAGAGGCGAGATAATTGATTATGTTATCGAAAAATACGGCAAATTTAACGTCGCTCAGGTTATAACGTTTGGTAAGTTGCTTGCTAAAGGCGTTATCCGCGATGTCGCGCGGGTTTGTAACATGCCTTATGCCGAGGCTGACGCTATGGCTAAGCTCATACCTGATGAGCTTGGTATCACGCTTGAGAGTGCATTTGAAAAAGAACCAAAGATAAAAGAGCTCATAGATAAAAACGCAAACGCAGCTAGAATTTGGAAATTCGCACTTGATCTGGAGGGCTTAAACCGCAACGCGGGCATGCACGCGGCGGGTGTTGTTATCTCAAACGAAGAGCTTTGGAATAAAGCCCCTCTGTTTCGCCAGCCAAATAGCGCCGAAGATCACTTCGTAACGCAGTATAGCCTAAAGTACCTTGAGGACGTGGATCTTATCAAATTTGACTTCCTTGGGCTTAAGACGCTAACGGTTATTAATAACGCGATAAAACTTATCAAAAATCGCTTTGGTAAGGATATTATCTGGGAGACGATTGATATAAACGATAAAAAAACTTATGAAATTATTCAAAGCGGACAAGCGATAGGACTCTTTCAAGTGGAGGGTGAAGGTATGCGCAAGCTTGGCTTTAGCCTAAAGCCCGACTGTTTTGATGATATTATCGCGATGGTTGCGCTTTATCGTCCGGGGCCTATGGATCTTATTCCTGATTTTGTTGCAAGGAAGCATAAAGAAGCCGAGATAACATATATTTTCCCGGAACTTGAGCCTATTTTAGCTCCTACTTACGGCGTTATCGTATATCAGGAGCAGGTTATGCAGATAGTTCAAACTATAGGCGGATTTAGTCTTGGAGGTGCAGACTTGGTACGCCGCGCGATGGGTAAAAAGATAAAAGAGGAGATGGATAGACTAAAAGGTCAGTTCGTAGAAGGCGCCATCGCTAAGGGGCTAAACGGAACAAAGGCTGACGAGCTTTTTGAGATGATTTTGAAATTTGCCTCTTACGGATTTAACAAATCGCATGCCGCAGCTTATGCGATGATAATCTTTCAAACCGCATATCTAAAGACTTACTATCCTGCCGAATTTATGGCAGCTCTTTTAACGAGCGAGGAAGATAACGCGGATAAAATCGCAAAATACATCGACGAAACAAAGCGTATGAATATATCCATACTTCCGCCTTGTATAAATCGCTCTATGCAAGAATTTAGCGTTGTTAGCGAAAATGGAAGCGACGCTATTATTTACGGTCTTGGCGCGATAAAGGGCGTTGGCGGTGCAGCGATAGAAAATATTATTGAAGAGCGTAAAAATGGAGAATTTAAAGAGCTTGACGATTTTGTTTCGCGTATAGACAGCTTTAGGGTAAATAGAAGAGTTGTTGAAAGCCTCATAAAATCAGGCGCTTTTGATACTTTTGGCTTTACTAGAAAGATGATGTTTAATAACCTTGATAATATAATGGAAGCTTGCAAAAGCGCTGCGCAGATTAAGAAAAATAGCGCAGAAAGCCTCTTTGGCGAAGATGAAAGCATGAATAACGTGAAGGTAAATTTGCTGGCGGACGATACGGAATTTGAGCTAAAAGAGAGGCTTTTATACGAAAGAGATAGCGTGGGAATTTATCTTTCGGGTCATCCTTTGCAGGACTTTAAGGCGCAAATTGACGAGATAAGCTACACTTTAAGCTCGGAATTTGAAAGTGTCGGCGAGAGTGCGGAGCTACTTGTAGTGGGCAAGATCGAAGATATCAGCACGAGGATAGCTAAAAATAGCGGTAAGAAAATCGGAACCTTAAACGTGCTTGATTTTCACGGAAATATCGAAATAACGCTATTTGATCGCGAACTTGCCGAGCTTGAAAAGCTTGGAAATGCAGTTTATGAGACTCCTTACGCCTTTAAGATAAACTTCTCTCGAGACGGACAGTTTAACCGTATAAGGCTTATAGAGATGGTTGGTCTTGAGGATGCTAAAGATATGAATTTCAAGGCGCGAAGCTTTAAGAAGCGAAATTTTAACGGCAACGGAAGCTATCAAAACGGCTCTAACGGCTCAAATTTAAAAGAAAAGCCTAGAAATTTAACCCCGCTTGAGCTAAATTTGAACATGCTAAGCCTTAGTAAGGATATGATAACTAATATCTACCGCCTAGCTCAGCAAGATCACCGCAATGGGGTTGAAAAGAACAATAAAAGCCTAATCATCAAGATAGCTAACCCCGAGCAAAATCAAATTTTAGTTTATAGCACGGAATTTGTAGTAAGCGATAATTTTGAAGAAAAGGTAAATAACTTAGCAGGATAAACAATGACTATACAAAACAGCTCAAAAGATGATGTAGGCGACATTTTATATCTTTATGACGAGGCGGTTAAGCTTCAAAAGATAAAAGGTGCTGCTCCTTGGCCGAAATTTAGTCGCGAGTTTATAGAGACCGAGATCAAAGAAAATAGGCAGTTTAATATAAAAATAGAGGGCACAATAGCTTGCGTTTGGGCGATAGCCTTTGATGACGCTCAAATTTGGCAAGAGAGAAGTGCCGATGCCGCCATATATATACATCGTATAGCGGTAAATCCTAGCTTTAGAGGGCAAAATTTAGTTTTGCATATAGTCAATTGGGCTAAAGAGTATGCTCTAAAAAGTAGTAAAAATTTTATCAGGCTTGATACGGTAGGTGAAAATTTAGGGCTTATTAAGCATTATCAAAAGTGCGGATTTTGCTTCCTTGGACTTACCGAGCTAAAGGATACTAAAGGCTTACCGGCTCATTATCAAAATGCTAAAGTAAGCCTTTTTGAAATTCGTCTTTAATATCTAGAATAAGCCGCTTTTAGGTCGGTTTTGTTTAAATTTGCCTAAATTTATTCAAGAGACTTGACAACTTTTATATTTGCTGCTATTTGCATGTGACGTAAAAATACCAGATGATAAAAGTCCCCGTTATGCCAAGGCGCGTCGTAAGTTTGTACCAGATCGCTTACTACTATAACTTCGCGTTTGATGTTTTTTTCGTTCGCGCTTAGCTTGATATGAAGCGCAAGGTTATAGACACAAAGATCGGTGCAGTCGCCAAAGATGACAAAGGTATCAACGTGCCTATTTTGCTCTAAATAGGTGTTAAATCCGTCGCAATACGCCGAACTTATCGAGTTTTTGTAAAAAATTTTAATCTCGTCAAAAAAATCTAAATTTTTAAGCTCATCTATCGTCTCAGCCTCGTTTGTGCCGGCTACCGCATGTGGCGGAAACGCGTCAAATTCACTTGCTTCTTCGCCGTGATTATCTTGGATCAAGATGAAATTTTTAAAGCCAAACTCATCATGCGCTCTTTTAAAAGTATCCGCCAAATACTTTGCCATAGCGCCAACTCTTGGGCTAGATAGCGCGCCCTCACAGCAAAAGCCGTTTATCATATCCACGCTTACAAAAGCGGTATTTTTGCCGCCGTCTTTAAGCAGCTGGGCCATTTTAAGAGGCTTTAGCTCCTCGTGCCAAATTTCTAGTTCGTCTAAAATTTTTGCGTCTAGTTTCATTTTTTCCTTTCAAATTTGATAAATTTACTCGCTCTTTGCCTTATAAATCGGCAAATTTATACAAAATCGCTTTGGATTTAGCATGATCTCGATACTTCCTTTGTGCGCGTTTATGATCTGCAAACACAGATGAAGTCCAAGCCCGTTGCCCTTAAGTTTGCTTGTCTTAAACGGCTCAAAGACGATCGCAGCGTTTGCGATATCTACACCGCTATCTTGCACGATAAATTTATGCTCATCCGCCGTTTTTTCATAATCTAGCGTGATCTGTCCGCTATCATCATCACTCTCTTCGATTGCGTCAATCGCGTTAAAAAGCATATTTTGAAAGACCATCGCAAGCAGGTCTTTATCGCCGTTATAGTAGGCGTTTGGAAAATTTAGCTTGAAATTTATCTCTTTTGAGTAAGCATAGTAGGCGATAGCCTCCTCGCACTCGCTTTTTAGCTCGCTAAAGTTAAACACGCTAGGATTTATGCTAAGCCCTTTTGTAAAAAGCAAAGTCGCCTTGATGATACGCTCGACGCGCCAAATCGCTCTTTGGATCTCGCTTGCTACGGGCGTGGTGCGTTCATCCGCTCTTTTTAAAAGCGTTGAAGTTAGAAGTGAGATAGAGCCTATGGGATTTCTTATCTCATGAGCCAAATGGGCGGCTACTTGCCCCATGGAGGCTAGACGCTCGGTGCGCTTTTCTTTGGTGATATCGGTTGCCGAGATGATTTTCTTACCGTTTTTTTGAGTGGTTTTTATGAGGTAAATTTGTCCGTGTAGTTCGATTTCTTCGCTATCTTCTTTTATAAATTTTAGCAAATG includes these proteins:
- a CDS encoding cysteine hydrolase family protein, translating into MKLDAKILDELEIWHEELKPLKMAQLLKDGGKNTAFVSVDMINGFCCEGALSSPRVGAMAKYLADTFKRAHDEFGFKNFILIQDNHGEEASEFDAFPPHAVAGTNEAETIDELKNLDFFDEIKIFYKNSISSAYCDGFNTYLEQNRHVDTFVIFGDCTDLCVYNLALHIKLSANEKNIKREVIVVSDLVQTYDAPWHNGDFYHLVFLRHMQIAANIKVVKSLE
- a CDS encoding sensor histidine kinase, which encodes MDEKTSIQDGLKSLIEQTYLIEQEYKNLTNSYTNLQNFIKEIVEILPTAIWVIDENGEIFLQNSEALKVPHLLKFIKEDSEEIELHGQIYLIKTTQKNGKKIISATDITKEKRTERLASMGQVAAHLAHEIRNPIGSISLLTSTLLKRADERTTPVASEIQRAIWRVERIIKATLLFTKGLSINPSVFNFSELKSECEEAIAYYAYSKEINFKLNFPNAYYNGDKDLLAMVFQNMLFNAIDAIEESDDDSGQITLDYEKTADEHKFIVQDSGVDIANAAIVFEPFKTSKLKGNGLGLHLCLQIINAHKGSIEIMLNPKRFCINLPIYKAKSE